A stretch of Treponema vincentii F0403 DNA encodes these proteins:
- a CDS encoding cytidine deaminase produces the protein MKDSSKYDHLFEQALEAAKNAYAPYSHFRVGAALLLDDGCVVTGVNVENRSYGLTNCAERTAIFSAVAMGKRNFTAIAIATPDADYPVGPCGACRQVISEFMQPDAPVIFGSSAGNRIETTVSGVYPFDSLHELQQK, from the coding sequence ATGAAAGATTCAAGTAAGTATGATCATCTCTTTGAACAAGCTCTGGAAGCGGCAAAAAATGCGTACGCCCCTTATTCTCATTTTAGAGTAGGCGCCGCATTACTGCTTGATGATGGGTGCGTCGTTACCGGTGTGAATGTTGAAAACCGTTCTTACGGATTGACCAACTGCGCCGAACGCACCGCTATTTTCAGCGCGGTTGCAATGGGTAAAAGAAATTTTACGGCTATTGCAATCGCAACCCCCGATGCGGATTATCCGGTGGGGCCGTGCGGCGCGTGCCGGCAGGTTATCTCCGAGTTTATGCAGCCGGATGCTCCGGTTATATTCGGCTCATCCGCCGGTAATCGAATCGAGACAACCGTAAGTGGTGTTTATCCTTTTGATTCACTCCACGAGTTGCAACAGAAATAA
- a CDS encoding flavin reductase family protein, with product MQKNAKKELGVHPFLFPMPVLMVATYGEDGKVDVMNMAWGGICAENMVLMNIDESHKTAANLKHKQAFTLSVADIPHIAEADFFGIASGNKMPDKFERSGLTAVKSKKVDAPIIEEFPLTLECKVVEIKNAVFGFYVVGEIVGVLADEAVLNEKGKVESAKLNAFIFDQFQNGYYAIGEKVGQAWKSGVGLMKK from the coding sequence ATGCAGAAAAATGCAAAGAAAGAATTGGGAGTTCACCCTTTCTTATTCCCGATGCCGGTATTAATGGTAGCAACCTACGGCGAGGATGGAAAAGTCGATGTGATGAACATGGCTTGGGGTGGTATTTGTGCCGAAAATATGGTGTTGATGAATATCGATGAAAGCCATAAGACAGCGGCCAATCTCAAACACAAGCAGGCGTTTACGCTTAGTGTCGCCGATATTCCTCATATAGCGGAAGCGGATTTTTTCGGGATTGCAAGCGGAAATAAGATGCCGGATAAATTTGAACGCAGCGGCTTAACTGCGGTAAAAAGCAAGAAGGTTGATGCGCCGATTATCGAGGAGTTTCCGCTCACACTTGAATGCAAAGTTGTGGAAATAAAAAACGCTGTGTTCGGATTTTATGTTGTCGGAGAAATTGTCGGGGTTCTGGCTGATGAGGCGGTTTTAAACGAAAAAGGCAAGGTTGAATCGGCAAAACTGAACGCATTCATTTTTGATCAATTCCAAAACGGCTACTATGCAATCGGCGAAAAAGTCGGACAGGCATGGAAGTCCGGTGTAGGTTTGATGAAAAAATAA
- a CDS encoding bifunctional 2-keto-4-hydroxyglutarate aldolase/2-keto-3-deoxy-6-phosphogluconate aldolase: MKKYELIQALIEAGAVSVIRAENKAQGLKIVEAVRAGGITAIEITMTVPHADEIIRELSEAFGSDILLGAGTVLDAETARACIIAGAQYIVGPSFNEDCARLCNRYAVPYIPGVMTPQEAVRALEFGADILKLFPAELFGPKIISAFKGPLPQGTYMPTGGITAENAAEWIKAGAAVLGIGGALTKGAKTGDFESVTRTARQLKEAVAAARSKSI; the protein is encoded by the coding sequence GTGAAAAAATATGAACTGATACAGGCGTTGATTGAGGCGGGGGCTGTTTCCGTTATTCGGGCGGAAAATAAGGCACAGGGGCTTAAAATCGTGGAAGCCGTGCGTGCAGGGGGGATTACCGCTATCGAAATTACCATGACCGTACCGCACGCCGACGAAATTATCCGCGAGTTAAGCGAGGCATTCGGTTCGGATATACTGTTGGGCGCGGGTACGGTGCTCGATGCGGAGACGGCACGTGCCTGTATTATTGCAGGCGCTCAATATATCGTCGGGCCGTCTTTTAACGAAGACTGCGCACGCCTTTGCAATCGGTATGCGGTGCCGTACATTCCCGGTGTTATGACGCCGCAGGAGGCGGTGCGCGCACTTGAGTTCGGCGCCGACATTCTCAAGCTGTTTCCGGCAGAGCTTTTCGGGCCGAAAATCATCAGCGCCTTTAAGGGGCCGCTTCCGCAGGGAACCTATATGCCTACCGGCGGTATTACTGCCGAAAACGCAGCCGAGTGGATTAAGGCGGGAGCTGCGGTACTCGGTATCGGCGGCGCCCTTACGAAAGGAGCTAAAACCGGTGATTTTGAATCGGTTACCCGCACCGCCCGTCAATTAAAAGAGGCGGTTGCCGCAGCACGCAGTAAATCCATCTAA
- the aspA gene encoding aspartate ammonia-lyase: MPKNLGGNNAEEHDLLGYRDVPDEAYYGVQTLRCMENFNITGVHLSAYPGFIKALAMVKQAAAQANYELGLLEKPAAEAIITACKEIIAGKLHDQFPADMIQGGAGTSTNMNANEVIANRALELLGHKKGEYTFCHPNNHINLAQSTNDAYPTAAKLGICLHTESLVTELENLIASFRKKGKEFGGHIKMGRTQLQDAVPMTLGQEFESYAASLEGEVPHIRHAVSGLLEINMGATAIGTGINSDPAYADLVTKRLAEISGYPVTKAKNLIAATNDTTCFVSYSGQLKRLAVKISKICNDLRLLGSGPRAGLNEIHLPAMQPGSSIMPGKVNPVIPEVMNQVCFRVIGNDTTVMMASEAGQLELNVFEPVIIYSILESISILNNGMSTLRLRCIDGIDANVERCKELTYRSIGLVTALNPVLGYEISSDIAKTALKDDRSVYDLVLERGLLSKEALDEILKPENMTQPKKMHKL, translated from the coding sequence CTGCCAAAAAATTTAGGAGGAAACAATGCGGAAGAACATGATCTTTTAGGATATCGGGATGTTCCCGATGAGGCATATTACGGCGTACAAACGCTCCGTTGTATGGAAAACTTCAATATTACCGGCGTGCATCTTTCCGCCTATCCGGGGTTTATCAAAGCCCTTGCGATGGTTAAGCAGGCGGCGGCACAGGCAAACTATGAATTAGGGTTGTTGGAAAAACCGGCAGCGGAAGCCATTATCACTGCTTGTAAAGAAATTATTGCCGGTAAACTGCATGATCAATTCCCTGCGGATATGATTCAAGGCGGTGCGGGAACGTCTACCAACATGAACGCAAATGAGGTGATTGCAAACCGTGCACTTGAACTGCTGGGGCATAAAAAAGGCGAATATACATTCTGCCATCCGAATAATCACATCAATCTTGCGCAGTCTACCAACGATGCGTATCCGACGGCAGCAAAACTCGGTATTTGTTTACATACGGAAAGCCTGGTTACCGAGCTTGAAAACTTGATCGCATCTTTCCGTAAAAAAGGAAAAGAATTCGGCGGGCATATCAAGATGGGGCGTACCCAGCTGCAGGATGCGGTGCCGATGACGCTTGGTCAGGAATTTGAATCGTATGCGGCGAGTTTGGAAGGGGAGGTGCCGCATATCCGGCATGCTGTTTCCGGCTTACTCGAAATCAATATGGGGGCAACCGCTATCGGCACCGGTATCAACAGCGACCCTGCCTATGCGGATTTGGTAACAAAACGGCTCGCAGAAATTTCCGGTTATCCTGTTACGAAGGCGAAGAATTTGATTGCCGCAACAAATGACACTACCTGCTTTGTTTCCTATTCGGGGCAGCTGAAACGTCTTGCGGTAAAAATTTCAAAGATATGCAATGACCTTCGTCTGCTTGGCTCGGGGCCGCGCGCCGGGTTGAACGAAATACATCTTCCGGCAATGCAGCCGGGTTCATCGATTATGCCGGGTAAGGTCAATCCGGTTATCCCCGAAGTGATGAATCAGGTATGCTTCCGCGTTATCGGAAACGATACAACGGTAATGATGGCATCCGAAGCGGGGCAGTTGGAGTTGAACGTCTTTGAACCGGTTATTATTTACAGTATTTTGGAATCGATTTCGATTTTAAATAACGGTATGTCTACGCTTCGGCTGCGCTGTATCGACGGCATCGACGCGAATGTAGAGCGGTGCAAGGAGCTGACCTATCGAAGTATCGGCTTGGTGACGGCGCTTAATCCGGTACTCGGCTACGAAATCTCAAGCGATATTGCCAAGACTGCCCTCAAAGATGACCGCAGCGTCTACGACCTTGTGTTGGAACGCGGTTTATTATCGAAGGAAGCGCTTGACGAAATTCTGAAACCGGAGAACATGACGCAGCCTAAGAAAATGCACAAGCTGTAA
- a CDS encoding uracil-xanthine permease family protein, whose translation MSISKENIYKLEGRVPLKTAIPLGMQHVLAMYAGNLAPILVISGVLNIPADIKVSLLQSAMFVAGAVTFVQLRPIWKIGSGLPTVMGTSSGFIPVAIGVGLQYAAMGDWSNGYAAILGASLIGGLMEFMLGFIVKPLRKFLPHVVTGTVVTTLGISLIPVGIKFVGGGVGLEKTPGFGSIKNLLVALFVFLTIIFIRQMFTGFLSISSILIGLIAGYIVAIFAGMVDFTPVKNAAWISAPLPFFAVGHLNLTFHWDAIVPFLLVYLATTVETIGDNTGIAVGGLGRDITDKELQGAVHADGFGSMFAAIFGVMPNTSFSQNVGLIGMTKVVNRFTIGIGAGFLVLCGFFPKLGAIVSTIPNPVLGGGVLLMFSMITMSGLNLIYQSGKIAERDVVIIAASLGVAFGLSNVQEVMQHLPMWFQNIFKQAIVGAFVTALILNLLLPKSKDKETT comes from the coding sequence ATGAGTATTTCAAAAGAAAATATTTATAAGCTCGAAGGCCGTGTCCCGCTAAAAACGGCAATCCCTCTCGGTATGCAGCATGTTTTGGCTATGTATGCCGGAAACCTCGCCCCGATTTTAGTTATATCGGGTGTTCTTAATATCCCGGCGGATATTAAAGTTTCGCTGCTGCAAAGCGCTATGTTTGTTGCCGGCGCCGTCACATTCGTCCAGTTGCGGCCTATCTGGAAAATCGGTTCGGGACTCCCCACCGTTATGGGAACCAGCTCGGGATTTATCCCTGTCGCTATCGGGGTTGGACTGCAGTATGCCGCGATGGGAGACTGGTCAAACGGGTATGCCGCTATTCTCGGAGCATCCCTTATCGGCGGTTTAATGGAGTTCATGCTTGGTTTTATCGTAAAACCGCTCCGCAAGTTCTTACCGCACGTCGTTACCGGAACCGTTGTTACCACTTTGGGAATTTCGCTTATCCCCGTCGGTATTAAATTTGTCGGCGGTGGAGTCGGTCTTGAAAAAACTCCCGGATTCGGCTCGATAAAGAATCTGTTAGTTGCCCTTTTCGTCTTTTTAACAATTATCTTTATCCGGCAAATGTTTACCGGTTTCTTGAGCATCTCCTCCATTCTAATCGGGCTTATTGCAGGGTATATCGTTGCAATCTTTGCCGGTATGGTTGATTTTACACCGGTAAAAAATGCGGCATGGATTTCCGCTCCGCTGCCCTTCTTTGCAGTAGGGCACCTGAACCTCACCTTCCATTGGGATGCTATTGTCCCATTCCTGCTCGTCTATCTTGCGACAACTGTAGAGACAATCGGTGATAACACCGGTATCGCAGTCGGCGGTCTCGGACGCGACATAACCGACAAAGAATTACAGGGGGCGGTTCATGCAGACGGTTTCGGCAGTATGTTTGCGGCAATCTTCGGCGTTATGCCGAATACCTCGTTCAGCCAGAACGTCGGGCTTATCGGTATGACAAAGGTCGTTAACCGCTTTACCATCGGTATCGGCGCAGGCTTCTTGGTATTGTGCGGTTTCTTCCCCAAACTCGGCGCAATTGTTTCGACTATCCCGAACCCGGTATTGGGCGGCGGTGTATTGCTGATGTTCAGTATGATCACCATGAGCGGTTTAAACTTGATTTATCAAAGCGGAAAAATTGCAGAACGCGATGTTGTCATTATCGCAGCATCGCTCGGCGTTGCCTTCGGTTTAAGCAATGTACAAGAAGTCATGCAGCACCTGCCGATGTGGTTCCAGAATATCTTTAAACAGGCCATCGTCGGCGCCTTTGTTACCGCGCTTATTTTGAATCTCTTGTTGCCTAAATCAAAAGATAAAGAGACAACATGA
- a CDS encoding ClC family H(+)/Cl(-) exchange transporter, with protein MNEYSETGTLLKRRQENKWLLVFESLVTGLITGLVITGFRLSISYLRNTRVALYGVIRTTGVRGVLLALAVLVLAGLFIGFIITKWPMIKGGGVAQIEGVFMKKLQFSPLYELPLKFIGGVLGIGLGLSMGREGPSVQLGAYIGDAVERLGKRSFTERVCLITAGAAAGLSATFNAPFAAIVFALEDIHHHLTPLLLACVMAGSFAGDFAGSIFLGRGPIFRFFTAVEFPLSQFAWLIGLGIFVALIGHGFKQSIYLFQRCYKTLHIPPILRPVIPFLLSLPVGLWHSYSSGGGDGLIRILTEQSFPITMLLMFLTVKLLFTGISAGSGAIGGIFVPLLACGAVGGALYATVLVHFGLLAQEHVNTMILFGMAACFTTVIKAPLTACAIVFETSGALPQLSGLVLTCLTAYLTASFIGSQAHDHILLTQILESDSRAVNKKSGTESGSPQLYELPIGLHSIAALKKINEMEWPQKCRIVGVMHGEHESIPDGNTVLYPGDKLIVLAEDDTGDILEILTVLTE; from the coding sequence ATGAATGAATATTCGGAAACAGGCACATTGCTTAAAAGAAGACAAGAAAACAAGTGGCTTTTGGTATTTGAAAGCCTTGTAACCGGTTTAATTACCGGCTTGGTTATTACGGGCTTTCGGCTCTCAATCTCGTATCTTAGAAATACCCGTGTTGCGTTATACGGTGTTATACGGACTACGGGTGTGCGAGGCGTCCTCCTTGCGCTGGCAGTTTTGGTACTAGCGGGATTATTTATCGGCTTTATCATTACAAAATGGCCGATGATTAAAGGCGGCGGAGTGGCGCAGATTGAAGGCGTCTTTATGAAAAAGCTGCAGTTTTCCCCGCTTTACGAGCTCCCGCTCAAGTTTATCGGCGGTGTTCTCGGCATCGGACTGGGACTTTCGATGGGGCGAGAAGGGCCTTCTGTCCAACTGGGTGCATATATCGGCGATGCTGTTGAACGGCTGGGAAAGCGCTCGTTTACCGAACGGGTGTGCTTGATTACCGCAGGGGCAGCCGCCGGTCTTTCTGCAACATTCAACGCTCCTTTTGCTGCAATTGTCTTTGCGCTTGAAGATATCCATCATCATTTAACTCCCCTGCTTTTAGCCTGTGTCATGGCAGGTTCTTTTGCAGGCGATTTTGCGGGAAGCATTTTTTTAGGCAGGGGGCCGATTTTCCGATTTTTTACGGCTGTGGAATTTCCGCTTTCTCAATTTGCATGGCTGATAGGGCTGGGCATATTCGTCGCGCTTATAGGACACGGGTTTAAGCAGTCGATTTATTTGTTCCAACGATGCTATAAAACACTGCATATCCCGCCGATCTTACGGCCTGTTATTCCGTTCCTGCTGTCGCTGCCGGTCGGCTTGTGGCACAGTTATTCTTCGGGCGGCGGCGACGGGTTGATACGAATACTGACCGAACAATCTTTTCCGATTACGATGCTGTTGATGTTCTTAACTGTTAAGCTTCTTTTTACCGGAATCTCCGCAGGGTCGGGCGCAATCGGCGGTATTTTTGTACCGCTCCTTGCCTGCGGCGCGGTAGGAGGCGCACTGTATGCAACCGTATTAGTGCATTTCGGTTTATTGGCACAGGAGCACGTCAATACAATGATTCTCTTCGGCATGGCTGCCTGTTTTACCACCGTTATTAAAGCGCCGCTTACCGCCTGCGCTATCGTGTTTGAAACAAGCGGCGCCCTCCCCCAGCTAAGCGGGTTGGTGCTGACCTGCCTTACGGCCTATCTAACGGCGAGTTTTATCGGTTCGCAGGCGCACGATCATATTCTCCTGACGCAAATTCTTGAGTCGGATAGCCGTGCAGTGAATAAAAAATCCGGTACGGAATCCGGCAGCCCTCAGCTTTATGAACTACCGATCGGCTTGCATTCAATCGCAGCCTTAAAGAAAATCAACGAAATGGAATGGCCGCAAAAATGCCGCATCGTCGGCGTTATGCACGGTGAACACGAATCTATTCCCGATGGTAATACCGTACTGTATCCCGGCGATAAATTGATTGTCCTTGCAGAAGATGATACAGGCGATATTTTGGAAATACTCACCGTCTTAACCGAATAG
- a CDS encoding peptidoglycan DD-metalloendopeptidase family protein, translating into MKRFFFFALALAVCTGLYALDWPTDTQNFLRLFGQCIGEKTFEQGLTFENTSTVRAADDGILLIALDRRYGTGAFPSTLGNALIFLHDDGLQTVYGNLDANAVFLSRVTTESNAVIGRTGNSGWGKPNDLIFQVSDSQKKVYINPLLLLPSVNDKIAPQIQNVVLINEQNTAFQMNGQKTVRQGSYELYADISDTASQGGLSFSPFRITIFVNGTNIRTIPFETIAEKDGDSYLGNTAFTDTLLYRRKNELYLGKIILNRGKSDILITARDITGNEKSERFTIQVD; encoded by the coding sequence ATGAAACGATTTTTCTTTTTTGCCTTAGCTTTAGCGGTATGTACCGGATTATATGCATTGGATTGGCCGACAGACACACAAAATTTTTTGCGGCTTTTCGGTCAATGCATTGGGGAGAAAACTTTTGAGCAAGGGCTGACTTTTGAAAACACATCGACGGTACGTGCTGCCGATGACGGTATTCTTTTAATTGCTCTCGATAGAAGATACGGAACCGGTGCATTCCCTTCTACGTTGGGAAATGCGTTGATATTTTTACACGATGACGGGCTGCAGACGGTTTACGGAAATCTTGACGCTAACGCAGTGTTCCTAAGCAGAGTAACAACCGAATCAAATGCGGTTATCGGAAGGACGGGAAACAGCGGATGGGGAAAACCGAACGACCTTATCTTTCAAGTAAGCGACAGTCAGAAAAAAGTATATATCAATCCGCTGCTGCTGCTTCCGTCTGTCAACGATAAAATCGCACCGCAAATACAAAATGTCGTTTTGATAAATGAACAAAACACAGCCTTTCAAATGAACGGACAAAAAACCGTGCGGCAGGGAAGCTATGAACTGTATGCGGATATTTCCGACACGGCTTCGCAGGGAGGCCTTAGTTTTAGTCCTTTCCGGATTACTATTTTTGTAAACGGTACAAATATCCGAACCATTCCGTTTGAAACCATTGCGGAAAAAGACGGCGATTCTTATTTAGGCAACACCGCCTTTACCGACACGCTGCTGTACCGGCGGAAAAATGAGCTGTATTTAGGCAAAATTATCTTAAACCGCGGAAAATCCGATATATTAATTACGGCACGGGATATAACCGGCAACGAAAAATCCGAACGGTTTACCATCCAAGTCGACTAG